A window of Malania oleifera isolate guangnan ecotype guangnan chromosome 5, ASM2987363v1, whole genome shotgun sequence contains these coding sequences:
- the LOC131156095 gene encoding ricin-like, which produces MGVLLRKMVVPWMVLASWLSLSRNVAMADSVLISPRDGVHDHQFNAALLLDYPTVKFTTSGIVAKNDYRQFLKSIRDQVVNPDDRRHGIPVLRNPDIVLDNQRFLLVELSNNAEDVVTLAIDVTNMYVVGYRVGGESFFFRDAPEAAFTNLFTGTNQHTLTYGSNYADLLGVAGLSDLDRLDPGLGIQPLDSAIDSLFHRSSAEGDKAKVARSLIICILMISEAVRFRYVEQQVTQIIRPQGQGTVVPNGAVVRLVRRWDRLSESIQQSDEDGSFLEVDLQRANYEHFTVSNVMPDLVATIGIMLYICEKPPTTQSSLLIRPFVDAYNDQTCTEEELTVRIAGRNGLCADVKGGFFNNGDPIILWPCKSNADENQLWTMKKDRTIRSKGKCLTTYGYSAGNYVMIYDCASAVPEATHWEIWTNGTIINPKSSLVLSAESGNSDTTLTVQVNNYSSRQGWLATNDSNPFVRTIVGFQDLCMQANGNTVWLEECVDQKAEQQWVLYPDRSIRPNQNRDLCLSYYENQIEDLTIVNIASCSSASSLERWIFRNDGTILNLYLGLVMDVRGSDPSFHQIIMYPSTGNPNQKWFPIF; this is translated from the coding sequence ATGGGTGTTCTCTTGAGAAAAATGGTGGTGCCCTGGATGGTCTTGGCGTCATGGCTTTCCTTGAGCAGAAATGTTGCCATGGCGGACTCAGTTCTAATTTCCCCTAGAGATGGAGTTCATGACCACCAATTCAACGCAGCACTTCTCCTTGATTATCCCACGGTGAAATTCACCACCAGCGGTATTGTCGCCAAAAATGACTATAGGCAGTTCTTGAAATCCATTCGAGATCAAGTGGTAAATCCAGATGATAGGAGACATGGAATCCCAGTACTTCGCAACCCAGACATAGTGCTTGACAACCAACGGTTTCTCCTGGTGGAACTCTCCAACAATGCAGAGGATGTTGTCACGCTGGCCATAGATGTCACCAATATGTACGTGGTGGGTTATCGAGTAGGAGGCGAGTCCTTCTTTTTTCGAGATGCTCCCGAGGCAGCATTCACCAATCTTTTCACAGGCACAAATCAACATACTCTCACGTATGGTAGCAACTATGCTGACCTCTTGGGGGTTGCAGGTTTGAGTGATCTTGACAGACTTGATCCTGGATTGGGAATCCAACCATTGGATTCAGCCATTGATTCGTTGTTCCATAGGTCAAGCGCAGAGGGGGACAAAGCAAAGGTGGCTCGTTCTCTTATAATTTGCATTTTGATGATTTCAGAGGCAGTGAGATTTCGATATGTGGAGCAACAAGTAACCCAAATAATTAGACCCCAAGGCCAAGGAACCGTTGTCCCAAATGGTGCTGTGGTCCGCCTCGTGCGGCGTTGGGACCGCCTCTCTGAATCCATTCAACAGTCTGACGAAGATGGGTCCTTTCTAGAAGTTGATTTACAGAGAGCTAATTATGAACATTTCACAGTGAGCAATGTGATGCCTGACCTAGTTGCCACCATTGGGATCATGTTGTACATTTGTGAAAAACCACCAACAACTCAATCTTCCCTTCTCATAAGGCCTTTTGTGGATGCATATAATGATCAAACTTGCACAGAAGAAGAGCTCACGGTGCGCATCGCAGGTCGAAATGGGTTGTGCGCAGACGTGAAAGGTGGGTTTTTCAATAATGGCGATCCGATAATTTTGTGGCCGTGTAAATCCAATGCAGATGAGAATCAATTGTGGACCATGAAAAAAGACAGGACTATTCGATCTAAAGGCAAGTGCTTGACTACTTATGGGTATAGTGCAGGAAATTATGTCATGATATACGATTGTGCTAGTGCCGTACCTGAAGCTACCCATTGGGAAATTTGGACCAATGGAACCATCATAAATCCAAAATCATCACTTGTTTTAAGTGCAGAGTCAGGAAATAGTGATACTACGCTCACTGTGCAGGTCAATAATTATTCCTCTCGTCAAGGTTGGCTCGCGACCAATGATTCAAATCCTTTTGTGAGGACCATTGTTGGGTTTCAAGATCTTTGCATGCAAGCAAATGGGAATACAGTGTGGTTAGAGGAATGTGTCGACCAAAAGGCTGAACAACAATGGGTCCTCTATCCGGATCGCTCTATAAGGCCTAATCAAAATCGAGACCTTTGTCTTTCTTactatgaaaatcaaattgaagatctCACTATTGTCAATATTGCAAGTTGTAGTTCTGCGTCATCTCTTGAACGATGGATATTTAGAAATGATGGCACTATTTTGAACCTATATCTCGGATTGGTGATGGATGTGAGAGGGTCTGATCCAAGTTTCCACCAAATAATTATGTACCCATCCACCGGAAATCCTAACCAAAAGTGGTTTCCAATATTTTGA